One genomic segment of Streptomyces sp. TLI_146 includes these proteins:
- a CDS encoding xanthine dehydrogenase family protein molybdopterin-binding subunit has product MSNDAATATTAAVDGTGTTGPEQPPAPGHGLGASLRPADARAKTEGTFPYASDLWAEGLLWAAVLRSPHASARILSIDTSAAAEMPGVRAVVTHADVPGDAAHGRGVADRPVFAADVVRHHGEPIAAVAADHPDTARLAAAAIAVEYELLEPVTDPEKAFAAEPLHPDGNLIRHIPLQYGDPDVTGEVVVEGLYRIGRQDPAPIGAEAGLAVPRPDGGVEIYTASTDPHADRDLAAACFGLDPERVKVVVTGVPGATGDREDSGFQLPLGLLALRTGCPVKLTATREESFLGHAHRHPTLLRYRHHADAEGRLVKVEAQILLDAGAYAEASSESLAAAVAFACGPYVVPHAFVEGWAVRTNNPPSGHVRGEGAMQVCAAYEGQMDKLAAKLGLDPAELRLRNVLATGDLLPTGQTVTCPAPVAELLTAVRDFPLPTLPKDDPEDDWLLPGGPEGAGEPGAVRRGVGYALGMVHMLGAEGTDEVSTATVKVQDGVATVICAAVDTGQGFTTLARQIVQETLGIEEVHVAPVDTDQPPAGPASHGRHTWVSGGAVERAAKMVRTQLLQPLAHKFGMSTELLQIADGKITSYDGVLSTTVTEAMDGKELWATAQCRPHPTEPLDETGQGDAFVGLAFCAIRAVVDVDIELGSVRVVELAVAQDVGRVLNPGQLAARIEAGVTQGVGAALTENLRTARGLIRHPDLTGYALPTALDAPDIRIVKLVEERDVVAPFGAKAASAVPVVTSPAAVASAVRAATGRPVNRLPIRPQAAVVNA; this is encoded by the coding sequence GTGAGCAACGACGCAGCCACCGCGACGACCGCGGCGGTCGACGGGACGGGCACCACCGGCCCGGAGCAGCCGCCCGCGCCCGGCCACGGGCTCGGCGCCTCGCTCCGCCCCGCCGACGCGCGCGCCAAGACCGAGGGCACCTTCCCGTACGCCTCCGACCTGTGGGCCGAGGGCCTGCTGTGGGCGGCCGTGCTGCGCTCGCCGCACGCGTCGGCCCGCATCCTCTCGATCGACACCTCGGCGGCGGCCGAGATGCCGGGCGTACGGGCCGTGGTGACCCACGCCGACGTGCCCGGCGACGCCGCGCACGGCCGGGGGGTCGCGGACCGCCCGGTCTTCGCCGCCGACGTCGTCCGCCACCACGGCGAGCCGATCGCGGCGGTGGCCGCCGACCACCCCGACACGGCCCGGCTCGCGGCGGCGGCGATCGCGGTCGAGTACGAGCTCCTGGAGCCGGTCACCGACCCGGAGAAGGCGTTCGCGGCCGAACCCCTGCACCCCGACGGCAACTTGATCCGCCACATCCCGCTCCAGTACGGCGACCCGGATGTGACCGGCGAGGTCGTGGTGGAGGGCCTGTACCGGATCGGCCGCCAGGACCCGGCCCCGATCGGCGCCGAGGCGGGGCTCGCGGTGCCGCGCCCCGACGGCGGCGTGGAGATCTACACCGCGTCCACCGACCCGCACGCCGACCGCGACCTCGCGGCGGCGTGCTTCGGCCTGGACCCGGAGCGCGTGAAGGTGGTCGTCACCGGCGTCCCCGGCGCCACCGGCGACCGCGAGGACTCCGGCTTCCAGCTCCCGCTGGGCCTGCTGGCGTTGCGCACCGGCTGCCCGGTGAAGCTGACGGCGACCCGCGAGGAGTCGTTCCTGGGCCACGCCCACCGCCATCCGACGCTGCTGCGCTACCGCCACCACGCGGACGCGGAGGGCCGTCTGGTGAAGGTGGAGGCACAGATCCTGCTGGACGCGGGCGCGTACGCGGAGGCGTCGTCCGAATCCCTGGCGGCAGCGGTGGCGTTCGCCTGCGGCCCGTACGTGGTCCCGCACGCCTTCGTCGAGGGCTGGGCGGTCCGTACGAACAACCCGCCCTCCGGCCATGTCCGGGGCGAGGGCGCGATGCAGGTGTGCGCGGCCTACGAGGGCCAGATGGACAAACTGGCGGCCAAACTGGGCCTGGACCCGGCGGAGCTGCGGCTGCGCAACGTCCTGGCGACGGGCGACCTGCTGCCCACCGGCCAGACGGTGACGTGCCCGGCCCCCGTGGCCGAACTCCTCACCGCCGTACGGGACTTCCCGCTCCCCACCCTCCCCAAGGACGACCCCGAGGACGACTGGCTGCTGCCGGGCGGCCCCGAGGGCGCGGGCGAGCCGGGCGCGGTGCGCCGGGGCGTGGGCTACGCGCTGGGCATGGTGCACATGCTGGGCGCCGAGGGCACGGACGAGGTGTCGACGGCCACGGTCAAGGTGCAGGACGGCGTGGCCACGGTGATCTGCGCGGCGGTCGACACGGGCCAGGGCTTCACGACGCTGGCCCGCCAGATCGTCCAGGAGACGCTGGGCATCGAGGAGGTCCACGTGGCCCCGGTCGACACGGACCAGCCTCCGGCCGGTCCCGCGTCGCACGGCCGCCACACCTGGGTGTCGGGCGGAGCGGTCGAACGAGCGGCGAAGATGGTCCGCACGCAACTGCTCCAGCCCCTGGCGCACAAGTTCGGCATGTCCACGGAGCTGCTGCAGATCGCCGACGGCAAGATCACGTCGTACGACGGGGTCCTCTCCACGACGGTGACCGAGGCGATGGACGGCAAGGAGCTCTGGGCCACGGCCCAGTGCCGCCCGCACCCCACCGAGCCCCTGGACGAGACGGGCCAGGGCGACGCGTTCGTGGGCCTGGCCTTCTGCGCGATCCGCGCGGTGGTGGACGTGGACATCGAGCTGGGCTCGGTACGGGTGGTGGAGCTCGCGGTCGCCCAGGACGTGGGCCGGGTCCTCAACCCCGGCCAGCTGGCGGCCCGCATCGAGGCGGGCGTGACGCAGGGCGTCGGCGCGGCCCTGACGGAGAACCTCCGCACGGCCCGCGGCCTGATCCGCCACCCCGACCTGACGGGCTACGCCCTCCCCACGGCCCTGGACGCCCCCGACATCCGCATCGTCAAACTGGTCGAGGAGCGCGACGTGGTCGCCCCCTTCGGCGCGAAGGCGGCGAGCGCGGTCCCGGTGGTGACGTCCCCGGCGGCGGTCGCGTCGGCGGTACGGGCGGCCACGGGGCGCCCGGTGAACCGGTTGCCTATTCGGCCGCAGGCGGCGGTGGTGAACGCGTAG
- a CDS encoding DUF3039 domain-containing protein: MSTLEPERGAGTGTLVEPVPQVSNGDGDHERFAHYVQKDKIMASALDGTPVVALCGKVWVPGRDPKKYPVCPMCKEIYESMGAGGDKGKDGKDKK; the protein is encoded by the coding sequence ATGAGCACTCTTGAGCCCGAGCGCGGGGCAGGTACGGGGACCCTCGTAGAGCCGGTACCGCAGGTATCGAACGGCGACGGCGACCACGAGCGCTTCGCCCACTACGTCCAGAAGGACAAGATCATGGCGAGCGCGCTCGACGGGACCCCCGTCGTCGCGCTCTGCGGCAAGGTCTGGGTGCCGGGCCGCGACCCGAAGAAGTACCCGGTCTGCCCCATGTGCAAGGAGATCTACGAGTCCATGGGCGCCGGCGGAGACAAGGGCAAGGACGGCAAGGACAAGAAGTAG
- a CDS encoding xanthine dehydrogenase family protein subunit M translates to MTTHAPQAAQSVTLPASLDEAVAALAAMPAAVPVAGGTDLMAAVNRGLLRPAGLVGLGRINEIRGWQYQDGHALLGAGLTHARMGRPDFAALIPALAAAARAAGPPQIRNAGTLGGNIASAAPTGDALPVLAALEATLVIAGPEGARREIPVSHLLAGRELLAPAELIGHVRVPLLHAPQVFLKATGRTGPGRATASVAVVLDPARRGVRCAVGAIAPMPLRPLEAERWIASLIDWDGERAALAPEALDAFGEYVAAACIPDPVPAADGTEPPALSPAVLHLRRTVAALARRALGRALS, encoded by the coding sequence TTGACCACGCACGCACCGCAGGCGGCGCAGTCGGTGACACTGCCGGCCTCGCTCGACGAGGCCGTGGCGGCGCTCGCCGCCATGCCCGCCGCCGTGCCCGTCGCGGGCGGCACCGATCTGATGGCGGCGGTGAACCGGGGCCTGCTGCGCCCGGCGGGCCTCGTCGGACTCGGCCGGATCAACGAGATCCGCGGCTGGCAGTACCAGGACGGCCACGCACTCCTCGGCGCGGGGCTCACGCACGCGCGGATGGGGCGCCCGGACTTCGCGGCGCTCATCCCGGCGCTCGCGGCGGCCGCGCGCGCCGCCGGCCCCCCGCAGATCCGCAACGCGGGCACCCTCGGCGGCAACATCGCCTCGGCCGCGCCCACCGGCGACGCGCTGCCCGTGCTCGCCGCGCTCGAAGCCACCCTGGTCATCGCCGGTCCCGAGGGCGCCCGCCGGGAGATCCCGGTCTCGCACCTGCTGGCCGGGCGCGAGCTGCTGGCCCCCGCCGAACTCATCGGCCATGTCCGCGTGCCCCTGCTGCACGCCCCCCAGGTCTTCCTCAAGGCGACCGGCCGCACCGGCCCCGGCCGCGCCACCGCCTCGGTCGCCGTCGTCCTGGACCCGGCCCGGCGCGGGGTGCGCTGCGCGGTGGGCGCGATCGCGCCGATGCCGCTGCGGCCGCTGGAGGCCGAGCGCTGGATCGCCTCTCTGATCGACTGGGACGGCGAGCGGGCGGCGCTGGCCCCGGAGGCGCTCGACGCCTTCGGCGAGTACGTGGCCGCCGCCTGCATCCCGGACCCGGTACCCGCGGCCGACGGCACGGAGCCCCCCGCGCTGTCGCCCGCCGTACTGCACCTGCGGCGCACGGTCGCCGCGCTGGCCCGACGAGCACTGGGGAGGGCGCTGTCGTGA
- a CDS encoding WXG100 family type VII secretion target produces MAENKGKGPGPGQERGAPKPPPLERTDFEHKSHQELWTMVQGMKADSASHLAKKLADAAKTITEIGDDLKAHMSRVVWTGEGAKAFTDWGHDAAMATLGLGAYSNAASTTLDAVSHAIAQVKSSVPAYDPALKKEATDTQKLYVAAHHDPDGQQDARDASAKLTGLNEKLEGQRQEAVQGLKRLADAYVHSGEQIAALRPPVFPPPPAVFVPERAIDSSTYVSGGGTSSSQRARTSTSQTGSHLSTPSGTTHSTSVTSHTVTPVGETLPTHVPDVPVGTTIDGVDTLPPPTHTTPTSPVVTPTPSPVGRPDIGPMPPLGTIPPTFTGGGKRGVPEPGVPGGRQATGGLRGPGLPGRSTVGGLPPSSLPRPPGIVGGRPVLPGEGRPTTGIPRGTVVGDEGRQGTQGRPPMAHGPGGHGGGGGSRGGFSGGRRLAGEPGGIVGGRPTEPGTRSGRPFTEGGSGLVRNGAGEGNSRAGQTGRGMIPPGTHGPAGRRDERGGERPDYLTEDEETWQQSDRRIVPPVID; encoded by the coding sequence ATGGCTGAGAACAAGGGGAAGGGGCCCGGGCCCGGGCAGGAGCGGGGGGCGCCGAAGCCCCCGCCGTTGGAGCGGACCGACTTCGAGCACAAGTCGCACCAGGAGCTCTGGACCATGGTCCAGGGCATGAAGGCCGACTCGGCCTCCCACCTCGCCAAGAAGCTCGCCGACGCGGCCAAGACGATCACCGAGATCGGCGACGACCTGAAGGCCCACATGAGCCGCGTCGTCTGGACGGGCGAGGGCGCGAAGGCGTTCACCGACTGGGGCCACGACGCGGCGATGGCCACGCTGGGCCTGGGCGCGTACAGCAACGCCGCGTCGACCACCCTCGACGCCGTCTCGCACGCCATCGCCCAGGTCAAGTCCTCGGTCCCGGCGTACGACCCCGCGCTCAAGAAGGAGGCCACGGACACCCAGAAGCTGTACGTGGCCGCCCACCACGACCCCGACGGCCAGCAGGACGCCCGCGACGCCTCGGCCAAGCTGACCGGCCTCAACGAGAAGTTGGAGGGGCAGCGGCAGGAGGCTGTGCAGGGGCTCAAGCGGTTGGCGGATGCGTACGTGCACTCCGGGGAGCAGATAGCTGCGCTGCGCCCGCCGGTGTTTCCGCCGCCGCCGGCGGTGTTTGTGCCGGAACGCGCCATTGATAGCAGTACGTACGTCAGTGGTGGGGGGACGTCGTCGAGCCAGCGTGCCAGAACCTCGACGTCGCAGACCGGCAGCCACCTCTCTACCCCTTCGGGGACGACGCACAGCACTTCGGTGACGTCGCACACCGTGACTCCGGTAGGGGAGACGCTTCCGACTCACGTACCTGACGTGCCTGTGGGAACGACCATCGATGGCGTCGACACGCTGCCGCCGCCCACTCACACCACTCCCACCAGCCCTGTTGTCACCCCCACCCCGTCGCCTGTCGGCAGGCCGGACATCGGGCCGATGCCGCCGCTCGGGACCATCCCGCCCACGTTCACCGGAGGCGGGAAGCGGGGAGTGCCGGAGCCCGGCGTACCGGGAGGGCGGCAGGCGACGGGCGGTCTCCGTGGACCCGGCCTTCCTGGGCGCAGCACGGTGGGAGGACTGCCCCCGAGCTCGCTGCCGCGACCGCCCGGCATCGTCGGCGGCCGTCCCGTACTGCCCGGTGAGGGCCGCCCCACGACCGGCATTCCCCGGGGCACCGTCGTCGGTGATGAGGGCCGGCAGGGGACTCAGGGACGTCCGCCGATGGCTCACGGCCCGGGTGGCCACGGGGGCGGCGGTGGAAGCCGGGGTGGTTTCTCCGGCGGACGCCGACTGGCGGGCGAGCCCGGCGGCATCGTCGGCGGCCGCCCGACCGAGCCCGGGACCCGGAGCGGTCGCCCGTTCACCGAGGGCGGCTCGGGTCTCGTACGCAATGGAGCTGGCGAAGGCAACTCGCGAGCCGGTCAGACCGGGCGGGGGATGATTCCGCCCGGTACGCACGGTCCCGCCGGGCGGCGGGACGAGCGCGGTGGCGAGCGGCCGGACTACCTCACTGAGGACGAGGAGACCTGGCAGCAGAGCGACCGCCGTATTGTGCCGCCTGTAATCGACTGA
- a CDS encoding beta-N-acetylhexosaminidase, with protein sequence MAMTPADLIPAPVSIDGPWRCAFVLGPDTALVAGPGTEAVARWLRNTVGVALGRPLPPGEAGTQEAIVLRIDSDLAPEAYRLSVTQRIEIVGGSAAGVFWGAQTLRQLLGPDAFRKACPDPGAPHGITQQVIEDAPRFPWRGLMLDVSRHFMPKDGVLRYLDLLAAHKLNVFHFHLTDDQGWRVEIKRFPRLTEVGAWRARTKYGHRASELWDEKPHGGFYTQDDIREIVAYAAERHISVVPEIDIPGHSQAAIAAYPELGNTDVIDTTRLSVWDTWGVNPNVLAPTDNTLRFYEGVLEEILELFPAKASPFVHIGGDECPKDQWKASPAAQARIKELGLSGEDGLQSWFIRHFDRWLADRGRRAIGWDEILEGGLAPGAAVSSWRGYAGGIEAARAGHDVVMCPEQQVYLDHRQAAGPDEPMPIGYVRTLEDVYRFEPVPPQLTEAEARHVLGTQANVWTEVMQDQARVDYQVFPRLAAFAEVAWSALPAPAARDFADFERRMRSHYPRLDALGVAYRPPGGPLPWQQRPGVLGRPIDGSPPNV encoded by the coding sequence ATGGCCATGACTCCCGCGGACCTCATACCCGCCCCGGTCTCCATCGACGGCCCCTGGCGCTGCGCCTTCGTCCTCGGCCCCGACACGGCGCTCGTCGCCGGACCCGGCACCGAAGCGGTGGCCCGCTGGCTGCGGAACACCGTCGGTGTCGCCCTCGGGCGCCCCCTGCCGCCGGGGGAGGCGGGCACGCAGGAGGCCATCGTCCTCCGTATCGACTCGGACCTCGCCCCCGAGGCGTACCGCCTCAGCGTCACCCAGCGCATCGAGATCGTGGGCGGCAGCGCCGCAGGCGTCTTCTGGGGCGCGCAGACATTGCGTCAACTCCTCGGCCCCGACGCGTTCCGCAAGGCGTGCCCCGACCCCGGCGCCCCGCACGGCATCACGCAGCAAGTCATCGAGGACGCGCCCCGTTTCCCCTGGCGCGGCCTCATGCTGGACGTTTCACGCCACTTCATGCCCAAGGACGGCGTGCTCCGCTACCTCGACCTGCTCGCCGCGCACAAGCTCAACGTCTTCCACTTCCACCTCACCGACGACCAGGGCTGGCGCGTCGAGATCAAGCGCTTCCCGAGGCTGACGGAGGTCGGCGCCTGGCGTGCGCGGACCAAGTACGGCCACCGCGCCTCGGAGTTGTGGGACGAGAAGCCGCACGGCGGTTTCTACACCCAGGACGACATCCGCGAGATCGTCGCGTACGCCGCCGAGCGGCATATCTCCGTGGTTCCGGAAATCGACATCCCGGGCCACTCGCAGGCGGCCATCGCCGCATACCCGGAACTGGGCAACACCGACGTCATCGACACGACCCGCCTCTCCGTCTGGGACACCTGGGGCGTCAATCCGAACGTACTCGCCCCCACTGACAACACCCTCCGCTTCTACGAGGGAGTGCTGGAGGAGATCCTCGAACTCTTCCCCGCCAAGGCCTCCCCGTTCGTCCACATCGGCGGCGACGAGTGCCCCAAGGACCAGTGGAAGGCGTCCCCGGCCGCCCAGGCCCGTATCAAGGAACTGGGCCTTTCCGGTGAGGACGGGCTCCAGTCGTGGTTCATCCGGCACTTCGACCGCTGGCTGGCCGACCGGGGCCGCCGCGCCATCGGCTGGGACGAGATCCTGGAGGGCGGGCTCGCGCCCGGCGCGGCCGTCTCCTCCTGGCGCGGCTACGCGGGCGGCATCGAGGCCGCGCGGGCGGGCCACGACGTCGTCATGTGCCCCGAGCAGCAGGTCTACTTGGACCACCGGCAGGCGGCCGGGCCCGACGAGCCGATGCCCATCGGATACGTACGGACGCTGGAGGACGTGTACCGCTTCGAGCCCGTGCCGCCCCAGCTGACCGAGGCCGAGGCGCGGCATGTGCTGGGTACTCAGGCCAATGTCTGGACCGAGGTGATGCAGGACCAGGCGCGCGTGGACTACCAGGTGTTCCCCCGGCTCGCGGCGTTCGCGGAGGTGGCGTGGTCGGCGCTGCCCGCCCCCGCCGCGCGCGACTTCGCCGATTTCGAGCGGCGAATGCGCTCGCACTACCCCCGACTTGACGCCCTCGGCGTCGCCTACCGGCCTCCCGGCGGCCCGTTGCCCTGGCAGCAGCGCCCCGGAGTGCTCGGACGCCCGATCGACGGGTCGCCCCCAAACGTGTGA
- a CDS encoding 2Fe-2S iron-sulfur cluster-binding protein translates to MSENDNHARGTGGWQPVPQGGEYDDGATAFVQLPADLDALLGGDPLAAPGHGYVPPMIVPLTPAATTDPAATGTWAIPTPLPEPDRGESQVRSVQWPDASAVPAPPQAEPDPLGDPLQDRHATGQWNFSDDSALTGQWTIPVANGELPDESGEFSTSSLIEQWGTTPPATLPGGAAAPWATEQPHPEPAVEPEVADARVEDFAAQAHQVHQATAEAHHQASPGLSAPDRFDTPAPVDFPAPEPVRPEPVLSWNPPGPGATLPGGAPAPWSAALATEVREEAPEEPREDVRTDVRAEADPTDADAAAEELPGADEAAAQAPAAEPLPEPEPEPVHAEQAQPFPEPEPVHPEQAQPLPEPEPVHPEQAQPLPEPEPAPEPVPVPVQEAAPDPEPAPEPESELVPTPLPAPEPEPVLPPAADLEHPRASYVLRVNGTDRPVTEAWVGESLLYVLRERLGLAGAKDGCSQGECGACSVQVDGRLVASCLVPAATTAGSEVRTVEGLAVDGEPSDVQRALAECGAVQCGFCIPGMAMTVHDLLEGNHAPTELETRQALCGNLCRCSGYRGVLDAVREVVAGREAQTAAANEPSGHPADRSAGEAARIPHQAGPGAGGVQPPHTHDGGMA, encoded by the coding sequence GTGAGCGAGAACGACAACCACGCGCGCGGGACGGGCGGCTGGCAGCCGGTCCCGCAGGGCGGCGAGTACGACGACGGCGCGACCGCCTTCGTCCAGCTGCCCGCGGACCTGGACGCGCTGCTCGGCGGCGACCCGCTGGCCGCGCCGGGCCACGGCTATGTGCCGCCGATGATCGTGCCGTTGACGCCCGCCGCCACCACCGACCCGGCCGCCACCGGCACCTGGGCGATCCCGACGCCGCTGCCCGAGCCGGACCGGGGCGAGAGCCAGGTGCGGTCGGTGCAGTGGCCCGACGCGTCCGCCGTGCCCGCGCCCCCGCAGGCCGAGCCGGACCCGCTGGGCGACCCGCTGCAGGACCGCCACGCCACCGGCCAGTGGAACTTTTCGGACGACTCCGCGCTGACCGGCCAGTGGACGATTCCGGTCGCCAACGGTGAACTTCCGGATGAATCGGGCGAATTCAGTACGTCCTCGCTCATCGAGCAGTGGGGTACGACGCCTCCGGCGACCCTGCCCGGCGGCGCGGCCGCGCCCTGGGCGACGGAGCAGCCGCACCCCGAGCCCGCTGTGGAGCCGGAGGTCGCCGACGCGCGCGTGGAGGACTTCGCCGCGCAGGCGCACCAGGTGCACCAGGCGACCGCGGAAGCCCACCACCAGGCGTCCCCGGGCCTCTCCGCGCCCGACCGGTTCGACACCCCGGCGCCCGTGGACTTCCCGGCCCCCGAGCCCGTACGCCCGGAGCCGGTCCTTTCCTGGAACCCGCCCGGCCCCGGCGCGACCCTGCCCGGCGGCGCCCCCGCGCCCTGGTCGGCCGCGCTGGCGACCGAGGTACGGGAGGAAGCGCCGGAGGAGCCGCGCGAGGACGTACGGACCGACGTGCGGGCCGAGGCGGACCCGACGGACGCGGACGCGGCCGCCGAGGAGCTGCCGGGCGCGGACGAGGCCGCCGCTCAGGCGCCCGCCGCCGAGCCGCTGCCCGAGCCGGAGCCGGAGCCCGTCCACGCGGAGCAGGCCCAGCCGTTCCCCGAGCCCGAGCCCGTCCACCCGGAGCAGGCCCAGCCGCTCCCCGAGCCCGAGCCCGTCCACCCGGAGCAGGCCCAGCCGCTCCCGGAGCCCGAGCCCGCCCCGGAACCCGTACCCGTACCCGTACAGGAAGCGGCACCGGACCCCGAGCCCGCTCCGGAGCCCGAGTCCGAGCTCGTCCCCACCCCGCTCCCCGCCCCCGAGCCGGAGCCGGTTCTGCCGCCCGCCGCCGACCTGGAGCACCCCCGTGCCTCCTACGTCCTGCGGGTCAACGGCACCGACCGGCCCGTCACCGAGGCGTGGGTCGGCGAGTCGCTGCTCTACGTGCTGCGCGAGCGGCTCGGTCTCGCCGGGGCCAAGGACGGCTGCTCGCAGGGCGAGTGCGGCGCGTGCAGCGTGCAGGTCGACGGCCGTCTTGTCGCCTCCTGCCTGGTGCCCGCGGCCACCACCGCGGGCTCCGAGGTGCGTACGGTCGAGGGCCTCGCGGTCGACGGCGAGCCCTCCGACGTACAGCGCGCGCTGGCCGAGTGCGGGGCCGTGCAGTGCGGTTTCTGCATCCCGGGCATGGCCATGACCGTCCACGACCTGCTCGAAGGCAACCACGCGCCCACCGAGCTGGAGACCCGGCAGGCGCTCTGCGGCAACCTCTGCCGCTGCTCCGGCTACCGGGGCGTGCTCGACGCCGTACGCGAGGTGGTGGCCGGGCGCGAGGCGCAGACGGCCGCCGCGAACGAGCCGTCCGGGCACCCGGCGGACCGGAGCGCCGGGGAAGCGGCCCGCATTCCGCATCAGGCAGGGCCCGGCGCGGGCGGCGTCCAGCCCCCGCACACGCACGACGGAGGCATGGCGTGA
- a CDS encoding alpha/beta hydrolase produces MTELFAQLLRQDFAELEAAARSWASLAKKLGDTQAGCGKYVSGPLHRDKWAGVGADYGFAALEATESKLGTGRVNAQLIHAVLDTLHTRMQESQRKLRNAVADAEKAGHTVRADGWVEPVEAVDPKYHNDPDYQGVQQRANAGLGGYRARIEAAVTEASTVCTQAAELLHQIDPFDLDKRYGADHAREDAVRVGEFRGLGRKSIPDGKDPQQTADWWAGLHIEDREMYLAAYPEQLGTMDGLPAGARNTANRTNLDMQLNDYALREGSLGYHDRYLYGSLSKLKDKLDQADAAPPDRQLYLLKYGLSKDGTAVVSVGNPDTAKHTAVFVPGTSHQLDSVGGDIDRAGDLQSAAGRWNGTSGTKDVAVVSWLDYNAPELNTDSVGSADLSLGIASDHRAKEGAERLRDFTHGLRAAHQGDQPTHLTVLGHSYGSTTVGAADVGGDGLGADDAVVLGSPGLTVKRADQLHMDPRHLWVGAASDDLVSNVLSGASLGADPKDPGFGAQRMYVDTSGHSGYWDGGSQSLENQGRIIAGKEPENGGTD; encoded by the coding sequence ATGACGGAACTCTTCGCGCAGTTGCTCCGCCAGGACTTCGCCGAGCTGGAGGCCGCCGCCCGCTCCTGGGCATCACTGGCCAAGAAGCTCGGTGACACACAGGCGGGCTGCGGCAAGTACGTGTCGGGACCGCTGCACAGGGACAAGTGGGCGGGCGTCGGCGCCGACTACGGGTTCGCCGCCCTGGAGGCCACCGAGAGCAAGCTCGGTACGGGCCGGGTCAACGCCCAGCTCATCCACGCCGTACTGGACACGCTCCACACCCGTATGCAGGAATCCCAGCGCAAGTTGCGCAACGCGGTCGCCGACGCCGAGAAGGCCGGGCACACCGTCCGGGCCGACGGGTGGGTGGAGCCGGTCGAGGCCGTGGACCCGAAGTACCACAACGACCCGGACTACCAAGGGGTACAGCAGCGGGCGAACGCCGGCCTGGGCGGCTACCGGGCCCGTATCGAAGCGGCGGTCACCGAGGCCTCGACCGTCTGCACGCAGGCGGCCGAACTCCTCCACCAGATAGATCCGTTCGACCTGGACAAGCGGTACGGCGCGGATCACGCGCGCGAGGACGCGGTGCGGGTCGGGGAGTTCCGCGGGCTCGGCAGGAAGAGCATCCCCGACGGCAAGGACCCTCAGCAGACTGCGGACTGGTGGGCTGGCCTGCATATCGAGGACCGGGAAATGTACCTTGCCGCGTACCCCGAGCAGCTCGGCACCATGGACGGCCTGCCCGCTGGCGCCCGGAACACGGCAAACCGCACCAATTTGGACATGCAGCTCAACGACTACGCACTGCGGGAGGGCAGCCTCGGCTACCACGACCGGTACTTGTACGGCTCGCTGAGCAAGCTCAAGGACAAGCTGGACCAAGCGGATGCGGCACCCCCGGACAGACAGCTCTATTTGCTCAAGTACGGCCTCTCGAAGGACGGAACAGCGGTCGTCTCGGTCGGCAACCCGGACACGGCGAAGCACACAGCCGTCTTCGTACCTGGAACGAGCCACCAACTGGACAGCGTGGGAGGCGATATCGACCGGGCCGGCGATTTGCAGAGCGCGGCCGGGCGGTGGAACGGCACCAGCGGCACCAAAGACGTCGCAGTGGTGTCCTGGCTCGACTACAACGCCCCGGAACTCAACACGGACAGCGTGGGTTCCGCCGATCTGAGCCTGGGCATCGCCAGTGACCACCGGGCCAAGGAGGGAGCCGAGAGGCTGCGGGACTTCACCCACGGCCTGCGCGCCGCGCACCAAGGCGATCAGCCCACCCATCTCACCGTGCTGGGCCACAGCTACGGTTCCACCACCGTGGGGGCCGCCGACGTCGGAGGGGACGGCCTGGGCGCCGACGACGCGGTGGTACTCGGAAGTCCTGGCCTGACCGTCAAACGCGCCGACCAGTTGCACATGGATCCCCGGCACCTGTGGGTGGGCGCCGCGAGCGACGACCTCGTCTCCAACGTGCTGTCGGGTGCGTCTCTTGGCGCCGACCCCAAGGACCCGGGATTCGGGGCACAGCGGATGTACGTCGACACCAGCGGGCACAGCGGGTACTGGGACGGCGGAAGCCAGAGCCTGGAGAATCAGGGCCGCATCATCGCGGGCAAAGAGCCAGAGAACGGAGGCACGGACTGA
- a CDS encoding YqgE/AlgH family protein gives MTEVSSLTGRLLVATPALADPNFDRAVVLLLDHDEEGSLGVVLNRPTPVGVGDILEPWASLAGEPGVVFQGGPVSLDSALGVAVIPGDEGPLGWRRVYGAIGLVDLEAPPELLAAALGSLRIFAGYSGWGPGQLEEELTDGAWYVVESEPGDVSSPEPESLWRAVLRRQRSELAMVATYPDDPSLN, from the coding sequence ATGACCGAGGTGTCCTCGCTCACAGGGCGGCTGCTCGTCGCCACCCCCGCCCTCGCGGATCCGAACTTCGACCGCGCGGTGGTGCTGCTCCTCGACCACGACGAGGAGGGCTCTCTCGGTGTGGTCCTCAACCGTCCGACCCCGGTGGGCGTCGGCGACATCCTGGAGCCGTGGGCGTCCCTGGCCGGTGAGCCCGGGGTGGTCTTCCAGGGCGGCCCGGTCTCGCTGGACTCCGCGCTCGGCGTCGCCGTCATCCCCGGCGACGAGGGCCCCCTCGGCTGGCGCCGGGTGTACGGGGCGATCGGCCTCGTCGACCTGGAGGCGCCCCCGGAGCTGCTCGCCGCGGCCCTGGGCTCGCTGCGGATCTTCGCCGGGTACTCGGGCTGGGGCCCGGGCCAGCTGGAGGAGGAGCTGACCGACGGGGCCTGGTACGTGGTGGAGTCCGAGCCGGGCGACGTCTCGTCCCCGGAGCCGGAGTCCCTGTGGCGGGCGGTGCTGCGCCGCCAGCGCAGCGAACTGGCGATGGTGGCGACGTACCCGGACGACCCTTCGCTGAACTGA